From one Leifsonia soli genomic stretch:
- a CDS encoding alpha/beta hydrolase — translation MPGASASGPVSDVPAGPAARSASTALLGAIASVDASALPSFLDANRAKLDALLLDAPAAVDVSRLWNLIDPDKQKALIQAAPHVIGNLEGVPYDVRGRANSLDLKQTIASVTRTLKTEHGRAERVALQRQLKTLHNVSTALAKHDGVARTLVTLDPSADAKAAIVVGDIRTADYVSVLVPGMYMSVGEQIEAWAKVAQEQYDLQTGFLRRILGPRGHGGAPGVAVVAWIGYQTPVLTNIGGTALAEQGADSLERTLEGIRALRGADQPYLSVFAHSYGSTAALMALERHTVTVDALALMGSPGSAAQSVAGLAVSDGNVFVGEAPMDPIVNSAFFGSDPGSPGYGAKPMGVDGAVDPLTHASLAGSSGHNAYFTAGTECMRNLAMIGIDRGDLVISGTSAASTSSH, via the coding sequence GTGCCCGGCGCCTCGGCCTCCGGCCCCGTCTCGGACGTCCCCGCCGGACCTGCGGCGCGCTCCGCGTCGACGGCGCTGCTCGGCGCCATCGCGAGCGTGGACGCATCGGCGCTCCCGTCGTTCCTCGACGCCAACCGCGCCAAGCTCGACGCGCTCCTCCTCGACGCACCGGCCGCCGTGGATGTGAGTCGGCTGTGGAACCTCATCGACCCCGACAAGCAGAAGGCGCTCATCCAGGCCGCCCCGCACGTCATCGGCAATCTGGAGGGCGTGCCCTACGACGTGCGCGGCCGTGCCAACAGCCTCGACCTCAAGCAGACCATCGCCAGCGTCACCCGAACGCTCAAGACCGAGCACGGGCGCGCGGAGCGGGTCGCGCTGCAGCGGCAGCTCAAGACCCTGCACAACGTCTCCACCGCTCTCGCGAAGCACGACGGGGTCGCGAGGACGCTGGTGACCCTCGACCCGTCGGCGGACGCCAAGGCGGCGATCGTTGTCGGCGATATCCGCACGGCGGACTACGTGAGCGTGCTGGTCCCGGGCATGTACATGTCCGTCGGGGAGCAGATCGAGGCGTGGGCGAAGGTCGCGCAGGAGCAGTACGACCTGCAGACCGGTTTCCTCCGCCGCATCCTCGGCCCGCGCGGCCACGGGGGAGCCCCGGGCGTCGCGGTCGTCGCCTGGATCGGCTACCAGACGCCGGTGCTCACCAACATCGGCGGGACGGCCCTGGCGGAGCAGGGGGCGGACAGCCTGGAGCGCACGCTGGAGGGCATCCGGGCGCTGCGCGGAGCCGACCAGCCCTACCTGAGCGTGTTCGCGCACTCCTACGGCTCCACGGCCGCGCTCATGGCGCTCGAGCGGCACACGGTGACGGTGGACGCGCTGGCTCTGATGGGATCGCCGGGCAGCGCGGCGCAGTCGGTCGCCGGACTCGCGGTGAGCGACGGGAACGTGTTCGTCGGAGAGGCGCCGATGGACCCGATCGTCAACAGCGCCTTCTTCGGCAGCGACCCCGGCTCGCCCGGGTACGGCGCGAAGCCGATGGGGGTGGATGGCGCGGTCGATCCGCTGACGCACGCGTCGCTCGCCGGCTCGTCGGGCCACAATGCGTACTTCACCGCGGGGACCGAGTGCATGAGGAACCTCGCCATGATCGGCATCGACCGCGGCGACCTGGTCATCTCGGGCACGAGCGCCGCCAGCACGTCGTCGCACTGA